The Humulus lupulus chromosome 4, drHumLupu1.1, whole genome shotgun sequence genome has a window encoding:
- the LOC133832037 gene encoding uncharacterized protein LOC133832037: MGVIDLSQSYVCASAARWEYVAAIQNGSKLTEQMAKLEEERAGRMMAEANRDVLVEAIKKLEAELAEAKKRVTATKEKLVGTFGLKVERDKLKADLVDMTNKWMEKNQVCVQHEALMEKLSSMMNDLEEDIVSLQTDKEILEKEKKELERKSNDLEASAADARKQKLEAKLHLGKKLKEAEETVAETKKQLEEMAERAAEVAIEATRQHIRNREITERKLVRVAKVDTAKYLDLALRNKKHTPEEKWAKLEMYCKSVDVKIGEYDVDKYLNELRDLQISYPSCHLEKLKLRGDALGLMYNANGEAVEDSVVNVASDQKAAESVPVAEAKPDGERGTVE; the protein is encoded by the exons ATGGGCGTAATTGATTTATCACAGAGCTATGTATGCGCGTCTGCTGCAAGGTGGGAATATGTGGCGGCTATACAGAATGGCTCTAAACTAACGGAGCAGATGGCGAAATTAGAAGAGGAGCGGGCAGGAAGAATGATGGCCGAGGCAAATCGGGACGTGCTTGTGGAAGCCATCAAGAAGTTAGAGGCAGAGCTGGCAGAGGCAAAAAAGAGGGTGACTGCCACAAAGGAGAAGCTGGTAGGCACTTTCGGACTCAAAGTAGAGCGAGACAAACTGAAAGCTGACTTGGTGGATATGACCAATAAGTGGATGGAGAAAAATCAAGTCTGCGTTCAACATGAAGCCCTCATGGAGAAGCTTAGCAGTATGATGAACGACCTTGAGGAGGATATAGTGTCATTGCAGACTGATAAGGAGATcttagaaaaagagaaaaaagagctgGAGCGAAAGTCAAATGATCTTGAGGCCAGCGCAGCGGACGCCAGGAAGCAGAAGTTGGAGGCTAAACTTCATTTAGGGAAGAAGTTGAAGGAAGCAGAAGAGACGGTGGCCGAAACCAAGAAACAGTTGGAGGAGATGGCAGAG AGGGCAGCAGAGGTGGCGATTGAAGCCACAAGGCAGCACATTCGAAATCGCGAGATCACCGAACGCAAACTTGTGAGGGTGGCTAAGGTAGATACTGCGAAGTATCTGGATCTGGCATTACGCAATAAGAAGCATACCCCAGAGGAGAAATGGGCAAAACTGGAGATGTATTGTAAAAGCGTCGATGTGAAAATAGGAGAGTATGATGTCGACAAGTATTTGAATGAACTTAGGGATCTGCAGATTTCCTATCCGTCGTGTCATCTGGAGAAGTTGAAGTTGAGGGGCGACGCGCTGGGGTTGATGTATAATGCCAACGGGGAAGCTGTTGAAGATAGTGTGGTCAATGTGGCGTCTGATCAGAAGGCAGCAGAATCCGTGCCTGTTGCAGAGGCCAAGCCAGATGGTGAAAGAGGTACCGTAGAATGA